In the genome of Cryptomeria japonica chromosome 8, Sugi_1.0, whole genome shotgun sequence, one region contains:
- the LOC131051923 gene encoding cis-zeatin O-glucosyltransferase 1 yields the protein MGEDGNGGRLRVVVVPLPAQGHLNQLLHFSRVIAQRGATVSFVATSTHIHQVRSRVQGWDLHDFDIRFKELPMPHLSAGEPDAQSSHMFPLHLTPLFEAVEDQLGSHVDQLLRTVCSENNNRVVIVYDTIMGWIQSVATKYSIPAYAFRPTGAYYNLWVKQVSDETRGLSPVNISEKRCFPERLLKYSRRQRSMLGAVKGYIINTFSALESEFIQQGREEFVYGGKPVWTVGPLLPQTFFNVEQRSRSQADIECMRWLDTQPPASVLYVSFGSISSLSAAQIRELADGLERSGQLFLWVLRISDGAHFSTELQFDSTCRFLQQGYESRLEGRGFIARNWAPQLDILFHKSTGGFLTHCGWNSTVESISAGVGMLAWPLHTDQFANSALITRELKAGLQVKEWQNAEENEIVSAEEVEKAVKRLMRSEEGMQVRKRAQELKGEARKAVGDGGSSWKDVDSLLHHFSQSFSD from the coding sequence ATGGGGGAGGATGGAAATGGTGGGAGATTGCGAGTGGTGGTGGTGCCACTCCCTGCACAGGGACACCTCAATCAGCTCCTCCATTTTTCCAGAGTTATCGCCCAACGAGGAGCAACCGTATCCTTCGTGGCCACCTCCACCCATATTCACCAAGTCCGCAGCCGTGTTCAGGGATGGGATCTTCACGACTTCGATATTCGTTTCAAGGAATTGCCCATGCCTCATCTCTCAGCTGGAGAGCCCGATGCTCAGAGCTCTCATATGTTTCCTCTTCACTTGACTCCTCTGTTTGAAGCCGTGGAGGATCAGCTAGGGTCTCATGTTGATCAACTACTGCGCACTGTCTGCTCCGAGAACAATAATAGAGTGGTGATAGTCTACGATACGATTATGGGATGGATTCAGAGTGTGGCTACCAAATATTCAATCCCTGCCTATGCGTTCAGGCCCACTGGTGCTTATTATAACCTCTGGGTGAAGCAGGTAAGTGATGAGACAAGGGGTTTGTCCCCTGTTAACATATCAGAGAAGCGTTGCTTTCCGGAAAGATTGCTAAAATATTCTAGGCGCCAGAGGTCTATGCTTGGTGCTGTCAAGGGATATATCATAAACACATTCAGCGCACTGGAGTCAGAATTCATTCAGCAGGGAAGAGAGGAATTCGTTTACGGTGGGAAGCCTGTATGGACTGTGGGACCTCTTCTTCCGCAGACCTTCTTCAATGTTGAACAGCGGTCGCGATCACAGGCGGACATAGAGTGCATGAGATGGTTAGATACACAGCCTCCGGCATCCGTTCTCTACGTTTCATTCGGCAGTATATCTTCTCTTTCGGCTGCACAGATCCGAGAATTGGCGGACGGATTGGAACGCAGTGGGCAGCTTTTCTTGTGGGTGCTCAGGATTTCTGATGGTGCCCATTTTTCGACAGAATTGCAGTTCGATTCGACGTGCAGGTTTCTGCAACAAGGGTACGAGAGCCGTTTAGAGGGACGGGGTTTTATTGCGAGGAATTGGGCGCCTCAGCTTGACATCCTATTTCACAAGTCGACGGGTGGGTTTTTAACGCACTGTGGATGGAATTCGACAGTGGAGAGCATCAGCGCCGGAGTGGGCATGCTGGCCTGGCCTCTACATACCGATCAGTTTGCCAATTCGGCTTTAATCACACGAGAGTTGAAGGCGGGCCTACAAGTGAAAGAATGGCAAAACGCAGAGGAAAATGAGATTGTGAGTGCGGAGGAGGTTGAGAAAGCAGTGAAACGATTGATGAGGAGTGAGGAGGGAATGCAAGTGAGAAAGAGGGCGCAGGAATTGAAAGGCGAGGCTCGAAAAGCTGTTGGCGATGGAGGGTCTTCGTGGAAGGATGTGGATTCGCTTCTTCATCACTTCTCTCAATCCTTTTCCGATTAG